The DNA sequence gcattgtgtattgatttgcttTCCAGATTTTGTACTGTTGGAGTTATGGATGTGCAGGCTTTGCTACTTGGTGCGAAGGTCATGAGAGTATAACCCATGGGAAGATCTTATGAgcgtgacatgttagtcacttgattgttaaggattgaaaccaagtagggagattatggtactattgctaatatgagagtttatgcctgaaagtcgctctattcatttggttgtggaatgtgggaATTTGTTCCGGATTGTACGGCTGCTTGTGTATGTCAAGAATAGgtccattgtggatccttgaaaggttattggcccaaTATGGGATGATCGACATCAgattgaggtccgttggtgggtccagtatgaatgtgtgctctacattaGGCCGTTCATTCAGCGTAGCATTGCTTATGTAGGATTCTTCAagcgttggatgttattcctgtcgtcaGCTATCCCATATAATACCCTATTGTtctatgtgggttgtgagacagcttgattattcgcacatgtgttgtgatcctgAGTAGCTTGTAGTGTTATATGAGTAAGATGGCTCTCGAgttgcaggtcatttattgcacattagtcgtgcttgggtttttgttgcgtatggcgctatccgtctcctagggttgtattatgcacttggcgtgcttgtggtcggtattcgggcatttcgtaagtataaccATTAAGGCTTGATGggtgtttccttattgattgtggTGTGGATCGGGTAGTATGCCACCACGGGTATactatttggatcgggtggcatgccgccacgagtatgttgtgagaatcgggttgcgcgccgtaatGATGTCGTATTTGTATTAGGTTACATGCCACAACAGTGtcatgtttggatcaggttgcacaccgcaacgtgtcatagttggatcgggttgcatgccgcaacaatgaGATTTTTttgccagagttcgttcttccttatgagtcATATTCAGTGTTGgcacattgatggcgtcatataagATTTTAGATGGTGTTTGAGGTGTCTTATTGCCCGagaagcttgtactgggtgagacaagattattggacctgagatcagtgcgatcagagttatgtagggtatattaaagagaaaatatcgttattcagttcagaatgaggtaatggttcttgtaaGGAGGACaaactccatgatttattgattcagcaggtggttatgagtttctatacatctttttcgtcgtggcagtattgcgagagttggaaaaGGGCCTACATGTGTTATGAGGcatattgcgggcatcagattcgtgaaatcgCAGTTATAGTGGTcgaaggatgttattatgggcaagcgacttatgtggtgcatggtgtgatttcagcataggtgcatgatcatttTTTGGTATAGTGTGTAGTGATTAATGctgtgttcgtatgttagaatcgggcCTCGTGGAGAATTCCGAATGTTGGaacttggttctaaggcttgttggcTAAGAAAAATGAAGGATTTTCAGTTTGACTCGAGCTAATGggctcacatgggttgtggtggcacagaTAGGTGCACGAGatattaaacagtgattttgggcaGCTCCGGAACgtttcttggcacgtttgaggacgaacgtatgtttaagtaggggagaatgtaacgatccgaccggtcgttttgagatatagcgcatcgttcggcggtttaggccttgagtagcttcacttcatgttttatgacttgtacgcatagtcggaatcgaatttcggaaagttcagagttgattcggatagaaaattctaaattcgaaagctttaagttgaaagagttgactaaggtttgacttttgagtaaacgaccttagaatcgggatttgaaggttccaacaagttcatatgatgatttcggacttggatgtatattcgggttgagtatcgggtggtccgggatcaTTTCAAcgcctattatggaaagttggtattttgaaagtttaagaatttcttaagtttgatttgacgTGGACTTTGGGGTTATCGATGCCCGTTTGatattccgagccttggaatatgttcgtatcgtgatttataaCTTGTATGTAAAGTTTGGCgccattccggaatgtttaagtatgaattggacgcattcatcgaagtttgaatatttgaaagttgagaagaaggtttcgatcgtcgattcataattttgatgttgtttggtaagATTTGAGGTCtcaagcaggttcgtgttatattttgggactggttagtgtgattggatggggtcctgaggacctcgggtgtgattcggagtggtttcagaccatttttccttattttgcaaCTGCTGGTACTGGtatctggttttgttcttcgcgaacacaaagGGTCTCACGCATTCGAGAATAAGGATTTTTGGGCTGCTGGGattttgctcatcgcgaacgcgatgcaaaggtcgcgaacgcaaagcaaaGGTCACGAATGCGGAGAAGATCTGAGGCaacctacgcgaacgtgacaTGGAGGTCGTGAACATGAAGAAGGCTGGGTGGCTGCGAGGCAGAAGGTCTTCCCGAATGCAAAGGGATGGGGCAGCTGGGAATCGCGAACGCGATTGGGTGGTCGCGATCACCCGATCGCGATGAAGGACAAGCCTGAGCAGAATTAATTTAAAtcgggatttttgctcatttcaatcattcctctcttgcttgggcgatttttggggcgatttggaggagccaatttcatcatcaatcttgaggtaagagatttctacacattgtgagttaaatacatgatttttatatggatttaaacatgaaaattggtaaaaattatgggattttggtagaaaacctagaattagatatttttggattttgaccacgaaattggacatggaattaggaataaattatataattgagtttgtggtgttatgagtaatgataatcttcaagaattttcggaatccgggcacatagTCCCAAccgttgactttgttgacttttcgagcggagttgagagtcattataaattgttaaattatacacattggagtatattttgattgatttacacACTGTTTGACTaatttcggatcgatgggcaatGGTTTGTGGTGTTAGAGAGGCGtaggagctggttatggaacttcgaagtGAGCTAAGTCTTCTgtataaccttgtgagggggaaactacccccctaggtgatgtaattgttatgtgctactagttgtgggtgctacgtatgcacaaggtgacgagagtccgtacatagctaaagcatttatgtccgagtagacttaggactttatcatgtaatatttgaattgtttggactcattttgctagcttaattaattgaaattataattgaaattgatttagaaacattatatatatatatatatatatatatatatatatatatatatatatatatatatatatagcttaattaattgaaattataattgaaattgatttagaaacattatatatatatatattaggccatgctttatcaccttgagttattGCCAAGATATTTGCTAAACGTAAAGGGGTATATTTACTATTATGCACCCGTATCTGTGTTGTAAGCACGTGACTCGTAATttgataagtttcttcctttcttgtgaagtgggccgaatgcctcggcagtatattgaTATGCATCTATGATTCCAGCCGGtcaaccctcggtagtgtacacaccactctggatcgggccgtacgacctcaatATAATCGTGTGTTATACCGCTAGCAGTCCGACTATTCACAAGACTTTCCTTCTACTGATGCCTCATAATTTATATGGTACTCCTTATCcatttgatattgacacttgatatatctgagctgttgagatagaatgAGATATTGAGAGGtttatatctttaaaagaaattttggaagattatgtagcttacagttttaccccattattactgttgtgcttcatatacgtttatgatttatcatatttcattattggacctctagtaagtatcgatgtcgaccccttgtcactacttctccggggttaggctagatatttatTGGTTAtgtatttacgtactcatgctacccttctgcactaaatgtgcagaatctgacaggttcatttggtggtcatcttggcacaTAGGCGcagttgctgaggagacttttggtgagctgcattccaggctacgtatcgcagcccatagagtctccattgtactatttactCTATCCTGCCTTATTTACATTTCAGACAGATGTtgcattattattgtactctttagtaaatgctcatgcacttgtgacaccgggttttggggatacTCTAGTGACTGTTATGGTTCGTCTTAATAttgtcattttttattttttatcttactAATATTTTAAGTATTCATGATTTTTAAATGCATTAAATCCCATACTTTATAagacttatgattttaaaaataataaaataaataattaagctaATAgctcaccgttggcttgcctaatggaGACATTGTGCGCCATCACAACTTGTaattggttttgggtcgtgaaagaAACCAACATATAATCCCTAGTCCTTTTCAGGTACTTGATTATATGTTTAACGGGAGTCCAGTATTCTCGTCCAGGATTAGACTGAAATCTGCTAACTATGCCAACAGTAAAGCAAATATCACGTCTAGTACATAGCGTTGCATACATGAGACTCTCTATAATAGAAGCATAAGAGACCgcctttattttttctttgtcaTCAGTCGTTTTTGGGGACTGATCTTTTGACAGAGAGATTCCATGCCTAAAAGGAAGAAAAACTTTATTGGAATCTTGCATGCTAAACCTTGTGAGAATAGTATCAATAAAATGTACTTGGGATAAGCCTAATATCCTTTGGTTGTGATCTTGCATAAGCTTGATCCTAAGGATATATGCCACTTGTCCCAAGTATTTCATATCAAAATGCGAGGATAACCATTCCTTTACTGAATTCAACATGCTCACTTTATTTCCTATGAGCAAGACATCATCTATGTACAAAACCAAAAATACAACTTTATCTCCATCCCACTTCTTATAGACACAAGATTCGTTTTCACATTGATCAAAATCGAAAGTTTTAATCGATGTGTCAAAACAAGTGTTCCATGCTCTAGAAGCTTGTTTTAATCCATAAATGGATTTCTTTAATTTACATAACATGTGCTCATTGCCACTTTTTATAAAACCAACTGGGTATGCCATTTAGATACACTCATCAAGACTTCCATTAAGGAAAGCCATCTTGACATCCATTTGCCAAATATCATAATCGTAATGAGCATCAATGGATAAGAGAATCCTAATGGATTTAAGTATGGCTACTGCAAAAAGGTTTTCTCATAATCGATCCTTTCTTTTTGAGTAAacccttttgcaacaagactAGCTTTAAAAGTTTGTACTTTTCCATCCACTCATCTCTTTTTCTTATAGATCCATCTACAACCAATGGGTTTGACTCCAGTAGGTGGTTCTACAAGGTTCCAGGCTTGATTGGAGTACACGGACTCTATTTCAAATTTAATAGCAATAACATATTTTTCAGCGTCTGTATCCTGTAGTGCTTTGTCATAATTAAGAGGTTCTGTATTAGGCTCTTCAGGGATTATATCATAAGATTCTTCCAAGAGCGCAAACCGGAGCGGGTTTTTAATAATTCTCCCATTAAGACTAGTCACTACAGGTGTAGTTTGATTTTGTTGTTGAACCGCTACAACATTTTCCGGAACTGAAGCCTCAATGTTATCCTCCACGCCTTGTGGTGCTGGGATATCATTAAATTCTTCCTGAAGTGCGGGATGCACAACAATTTCAGGTTGGTCAACAATCTGAGGTTGCTCAATATTACTCCCACTACTTTGGGGTAGTGAGATGTCAGGCAATTGCTCTTGTGCGTTTTGCTGCCTATTTACATTTCTCCCACTAGGATAATACAGTGGTATGTCAATACTGGCTTCCGGGATACGTTCCAGAGATATGTCATTAGTTACTCCATTGCTTAATTCTTGTAAAACTAGTTTACTTCTAGGAATATGGTTCATTAAATAGTCCTCTTCTAAAAATATGGCATTTGTTGCAACAATTACCTTGTTTTCTTtgggaaaataaaataaacctcCTTTCGTTCCCTTTGAATATCTAATAAAAATGCACACTTCTGTCCTCGATTCCAATTTATCCGCTTTCCCTTTCAGTACATATGCTAGACAACCCCCAAACCCGAATGTGCTGCAAGCTGGGCTTGCGCCCAGTCCATAATTCTGCTGGGGTTCAAGGTACTGACTTTGAAGGAACCAAATTCAGAATATAATTTGCTGTTTCTAAAGCACATCCCTAAAAGTAAGAAGGCAAATAAAAATAACTTAACATTGATCTAACCATTTCTATAAGGGTCCTGTTTCTTTTTTCTGCCACATCATTTTGTTGAGGGGTTCCTGTGACAGATAATTGAGATGTAATACCACAATCTGATAAGTATTTCAGGCATTCCGCAGAAAGGTATTCACCACCGCGATCAGATCGCAATGATTTGATACATTTATCatcgtcacgacccaaaatcctaacttgtcgtgatggcgcctatctcgatactaggcaagccaacaacctcaataaagcaacttttaagtttgaaaatataatatttaaatacaatccataagtctcgcaaataccgatacacacactcccaaaatctggtgtcactgagtacatgagcatctatacattacaagtctaaaaaacacggtctataataatctaagaccaaatacaataaacaaaaagatagggaaggagagataaggtctgcgaaacatggcagctacccatgaatctccaaaaaatcgactgtgtgaaagaatcaacatccattgtatccgggatcacctggatctgcacacgaagtgcatggtgtagtatgagtacaaccaactcagtaagtaacaataataaataaagaactgaaagtagtgacgagcttctcagctaagtccaaatatagtactttccaatataaaagagtaggcatgctctcaagttcaacatttaagatttaaCTGAAATTTCatttcaagtttgaccgaaacagaaaataatgtttttccaaaatttccaaaatagtgatatatgacagttgaaatgtagcaaataatgaaatcaatacatcctctcagagtaaccgTCTCTCAGtcttcccattcactccaacctcacagtcactctttcctcacattcactctttcctcacagtcgctcattcctcacagtcactcatcactcggtactcggcactcacactcggcactcgcactcagtaggtaccttcgctcactgggggggggggttgtacagactccggaggggctccttcagcccaaacgctatatcaagccaataatggcataaatcaataaaagcatgctgcggcgtgtagcccgatctataaacatcctcacaattaggccctcggcctcactcagtaatcaacctctccagtctctcgggctctcagaagtcatgataatcagcccaaaatttgATAATATGATGTTTTAGTAAATAGCAACAaaaattgagatatgatatgaaatgaataaacatgactgagtacgaaattataatttgaacatataattcaaccacagaaatgaccccagtgggtaaccaaaataacaatatatgtctaagcatgatttttaatacgagtctcagctcaattttccctaacacgtagagaatgtacggatatcaacagataattcaactacacagtcccatggaatttgaccaagttacaattcctacggtgcacgcccacacgcccgtcacctagcatgtgcgttacctaaaaaccaatcacataacacataatccggggtttcataccctcaggacaaaatttaaaactgttacttacctcaaatcgccttgtttcttattccgctatgcctttgcctcgtgaattggcctccaaatgcctcgaatctagtcacaaataattcgattcagtcaataaaatttgtaGGAATTacttccatatgaaaatacaatttttccataaaaatccgaaatttcatcCAAAAAATCGCcagcggggcccacgtctcggaaccagacaaaagttacaaaatctgaaagctcattcaaccacgagtctaaccatacctaATTTGactaaaatccgacctcaactcgaccctcaaatcttcaattcaaaccaagaggtttttctaaattttctaacttaattcacccattaaatgataaaaacaaccatggattcgggtaatttaaccagtATTGAGTTAAGAATAATAACCCCatttgttttctctgaaaatctcccaaaaattgcctcaatccgagctccaaatcggtaaaaatggaaaatcagaacttaaactctttgcccagtcatttgctctacgcgatcgggGACAAacacatgcgatcgcgaagcacaattttccactgcccagaaaagaccctacgcgatcgcggttgacTTCACGAGATCGTAATGCACAAGATTCTAGCTTTACGCGATCgtatccctcttcacgcgatcgcatagagcaaacgcgtggccCAACTTCCTCTTAAGttcccctatgcgaacgcgacctctcccacgcgttcgcatagcacagactggcctaacctacgcgatcgcggttgacctcatGCGATCACAAAGAACAAAATCAACACTGTCTCAacaagcttacgcgatcgcgtgtgCCTTCACGTGATCGCACTGAACAAATCTCACCTCTCCTCAAaaaagcctatgcgatcgcggaccttctcacgtgatcgcatagaaggaaaccagtgatAGAAAACCAACATTCTTCAGCAGTTTaccaagtccaaatttcgatccgttaagtatccgaaactcacctgaggccctcgggtcctaaaacatcatacaaacgtagtcgaaccctcaaatcacctcaaacaatgctaaaaccacgaatcatactccaattcaagcctaatgaactttgaaattttaattttccacaaatgatgccggaacctatcaaatcaagtccgattgacctcaaattttgcacacaagttataaatgacataacagacctattaaaattttcagaatcggattttgaccccaatatcaaaaagtaaacccccggtaaaacttcccaaaaatttgactttcgtcatttcaagcctaattccactacagacctccaaataatttttcggacacgctcttaagtccaaactCACCATACGGTGCTACTGcaattatcagaattcaatttcaaggtcatttacacataagccaatatccgatcaacttttccaacttaagttttcaactaagagactaagtgtctcatttcactctgaaatcgttccggacccgaatcaactaactcggtaagtcattAAACAAcagtaaagtataaattgagaagtaaatggggaaacggggtttagaatcatacctggagtctcagaCATGCTGCGGAACCTCTtcaacaaacattcgtcctcgaacgagtttagaatcatatctgaagtctcaaataagtgtggatatttgctccgcatcgcctactcaatctcccaagtagcttctctgactggctggcctctccactgtaccttcactgatgctatgttcttcgacctcagctttcgaacctgccgatctaaaatagccaccggctccacatcataagtcaaattactgtcTAGTTGCACTGTActaaaatccagaatatgagacggatccccgacatacttttggagcatggatacatggaatactggatgaacacctgatagactaggtggcaaggcaagttcataagccacctctccaattttcttaagtatctcaaaaggcccaatataccgagggctcaacttgccctttttcccgaacctcatcacaccctgcATGGGTGAAATATTGAGCAGCACTttttccccaaccatgtaagcaacatcacggaccttccggtcggcataactcttctgtctagactgtgccgtgtgaagtcg is a window from the Nicotiana tomentosiformis chromosome 10, ASM39032v3, whole genome shotgun sequence genome containing:
- the LOC138900170 gene encoding uncharacterized protein, with protein sequence MANVLQHQHQSMGFAYDMLESLKEIFGKQNRVVKKTGMKALLNTKMAEGSSVKDHVLKMMGLLNELEVLAAVIVKESQVEMVLQTLPDSFQQFCLNYNMNKKDLSLAKLLNELEAARYIIKQQAPVVALNVEKASVSKPRGEKKNKKAHKALEPGGAIAGVKKPKGKCYHCKQSGHHKNRFPAYMAKLNKQDSGATNHICTTLQGFQEMRRLSENEVCVFQANGKLAPAFALGDIRVLFSSDRVLVLEDVLYVPSIIRNLISVWKIMDAGTPQQNDVAEKRNRTLIEMYLEPQQNYGLGASPACSTFGFGGCLAYVLKGKADKLESRTEVCIFIRYSKGTKGGLFYFPKENKVIVATNAIFLEEDYLMNHIPRSKLVLQELSNGVTNDISLERIPEASIDIPLYYPSGRNVNRQQNAQEQLPDISLPQSSGSNIEQPQIVDQPEIVVHPALQEEFNDIPAPQGVEDNIEASVPENVVAVQQQNQTTPVVTSLNGRIIKNPLRFALLEESYDIIPEEPNTEPLNYDKALQDTDAEKYVIAIKFEIESVYSNQAWNLVEPPTGVKPIGCRWIYKKKR